A stretch of the Candidatus Zixiibacteriota bacterium genome encodes the following:
- a CDS encoding peptidoglycan DD-metalloendopeptidase family protein yields MLIPNSMGILKQLSIPVALIYFGALGVIILLIATFFLSAHFFSTKVDQSELERLRTENTRLQEKYEQLRWNLAEVSDRYSELVQKEIKIRSIFDLPEIDLEERQLGIGGPAAAQLQEVSDLEKDAMSTELEVDRLLRLSRYELEKYGEVQDALTNIKDRLDHTPSIWPTKGWVSRGFGMKFDPFTGYKQMHRGIDIASRTGTPIIATADGVVKSISTDNMMGKYVVIDHGYGFKTRYGHLSQFKVKQGQKVKRGDVIALMGSTGYSTGPHLHYEVIRNGKFFAPSQFILNDMNR; encoded by the coding sequence ATGTTAATTCCCAATTCAATGGGAATTCTAAAACAGCTCAGTATCCCGGTGGCTCTCATTTATTTTGGGGCCCTCGGCGTTATCATTTTGCTTATCGCCACCTTTTTCCTTTCGGCTCATTTTTTCTCCACTAAGGTTGACCAGTCTGAACTCGAGCGGCTCCGCACCGAAAACACCCGTCTTCAGGAGAAATATGAGCAGTTGAGATGGAACCTGGCCGAGGTGAGCGACCGATATAGTGAGCTGGTCCAAAAGGAAATCAAAATCCGCTCCATCTTTGACTTGCCCGAAATTGACCTCGAAGAAAGACAACTTGGTATCGGTGGTCCGGCGGCGGCGCAGCTCCAGGAAGTATCTGATTTGGAAAAGGATGCGATGTCTACCGAACTTGAGGTCGATCGCCTGCTTCGTCTGTCTCGATACGAATTGGAGAAATACGGAGAAGTTCAAGACGCCCTTACCAATATCAAGGACCGTCTGGATCATACCCCCTCGATTTGGCCGACCAAGGGATGGGTTTCGCGTGGTTTCGGGATGAAGTTTGACCCGTTCACCGGTTACAAGCAGATGCACCGGGGTATTGACATTGCCAGCAGAACCGGTACGCCGATTATCGCCACTGCCGATGGTGTAGTCAAATCAATCAGCACCGACAACATGATGGGTAAATACGTTGTCATAGACCACGGATACGGTTTCAAGACCCGATACGGACATCTGTCGCAATTTAAGGTCAAGCAAGGTCAGAAGGTGAAAAGAGGGGATGTGATCGCTTTGATGGGTTCGACGGGTTATTCGACCGGTCCGCACCTTCATTATGAGGTCATTCGTAACGGTAAATTTTTCGCCCCCAGTCAGTTCATACTAAATGACATGAATCGATAA
- a CDS encoding SDR family oxidoreductase, with protein MTDLKNKIVLVTGASSGIGQACARRFAAKGARVILAARRKEKLNALIAELETDCQILPLDIRDREAVERAIAGLSPQWKDIDILVNNAGLSRGLDKFHEAKLQDWEEMIDTNIKGLLYISRAIIPHMIARGSGHIINIGSIAGHEVYPRGNVYCATKHAVDALTKGMRLDLVDTPVKVSTVDPGLVQTEFSEVRFRGDKERAASVYKGFKPLTGDDVADAVVWIASRPDHVQVAEIIIFPKAQASAMITHKSE; from the coding sequence ATGACAGATCTGAAAAACAAAATCGTACTCGTCACCGGAGCCTCGTCGGGCATAGGCCAAGCGTGCGCCCGGCGCTTCGCGGCCAAAGGCGCGAGGGTTATCCTGGCGGCGAGGAGAAAAGAAAAACTGAACGCTCTCATTGCTGAACTCGAAACGGATTGTCAGATTCTACCACTTGATATCCGCGATCGCGAGGCGGTCGAGCGTGCCATCGCCGGACTTTCGCCGCAATGGAAAGATATCGACATCCTCGTTAACAACGCCGGCCTGAGCCGCGGACTGGATAAGTTTCACGAAGCGAAACTGCAAGACTGGGAAGAAATGATCGATACCAACATCAAGGGACTTCTATACATAAGCCGGGCAATAATCCCTCATATGATTGCCAGGGGGAGCGGCCATATTATCAATATTGGCTCCATTGCCGGACACGAGGTTTACCCGCGCGGCAACGTGTATTGCGCCACCAAACACGCCGTTGACGCTCTAACGAAGGGCATGCGACTGGATCTGGTGGACACGCCGGTCAAAGTATCGACGGTCGATCCGGGCCTGGTGCAGACGGAGTTCTCCGAAGTGCGGTTCCGCGGTGATAAAGAGCGCGCCGCCTCGGTTTACAAAGGATTCAAACCTCTTACGGGAGATGATGTTGCCGACGCCGTAGTCTGGATTGCCAGTCGGCCCGATCATGTTCAGGTGGCCGAGATAATCATATTTCCCAAAGCGCAAGCTTCGGCAATGATTACCCACAAGTCCGAATAG
- a CDS encoding KamA family radical SAM protein: METRQQLSLSGRKRRPRLVLGIEKLPHLSDEEKAALKEVTGRYPFRASEYYLNLIDWNDPYDPIRRLIIPHLHELKAWGELDASKEKAVTVRKGVQHKYASTVLLLVNEVCASYCRYCFRKRLFMNDNDEATYDIEAGIDYIRHHPEVNNVLLTGGDPMILPTHRIEKILASLRHIEHVRIIRLGSKMTAFNPFRFLDDDHLMEVFRRYSLRDRRIYMMCHFDHPRELTEEAREAIDRLLRAGVICVNQNPIIRGISDDADTMAELWNELSYIGVPQYYVFQCRPTRGNEPYAIPIVEAYRKIEQAKRKCSGLAKRLKYGMSHESGKIEVAGVDYHHIYLKYHRAKHVVDEQRLVVCYRDDRAVWLDQLRPVEGYRNDYYRSTYDRQAPRDFMA; this comes from the coding sequence ATGGAAACCAGACAACAGTTAAGCCTGTCCGGCCGAAAGAGACGGCCCAGGCTCGTACTCGGCATTGAAAAGCTTCCCCACCTTTCGGACGAGGAAAAGGCCGCTTTAAAGGAAGTAACCGGTCGGTATCCTTTCAGGGCGAGTGAGTATTACCTGAATTTGATTGATTGGAACGACCCTTATGACCCTATCCGACGGCTGATAATTCCGCATCTTCACGAGTTAAAAGCGTGGGGGGAGCTGGATGCGTCGAAAGAAAAAGCTGTTACGGTTCGTAAGGGGGTTCAGCACAAGTATGCCTCGACGGTACTACTGCTGGTCAATGAGGTGTGCGCGTCGTACTGCCGGTATTGTTTTCGTAAGCGTCTGTTTATGAACGATAACGATGAAGCAACCTATGATATTGAGGCCGGCATCGATTATATCAGACATCATCCGGAGGTCAATAACGTACTTTTGACCGGCGGCGACCCGATGATTCTTCCGACTCATCGTATCGAGAAGATACTGGCGAGTTTGCGGCATATCGAGCATGTGCGCATTATCCGCCTCGGGTCGAAAATGACAGCTTTCAATCCGTTCAGATTTCTTGACGACGATCACCTTATGGAGGTGTTCCGCAGATATTCGTTGCGGGATCGCCGAATCTACATGATGTGCCATTTTGACCATCCGCGCGAGCTTACCGAAGAAGCGCGTGAGGCAATCGATCGGCTCTTGCGGGCCGGCGTGATTTGTGTCAACCAAAATCCCATAATCAGGGGAATATCGGACGATGCCGATACGATGGCTGAGTTGTGGAACGAGTTGTCTTATATCGGTGTGCCCCAGTACTATGTTTTTCAATGCCGACCTACCCGGGGAAATGAACCGTACGCGATACCGATCGTCGAAGCCTACCGGAAGATCGAGCAGGCGAAAAGGAAGTGCTCGGGTCTGGCAAAAAGACTGAAATACGGCATGTCGCATGAATCGGGCAAGATAGAGGTGGCGGGAGTTGACTACCACCACATCTATTTGAAATATCATCGGGCCAAGCATGTGGTCGATGAGCAACGCCTGGTGGTGTGTTATCGCGATGATCGAGCCGTGTGGCTGGATCAATTGCGGCCGGTGGAAGGTTATCGAAATGACTATTATCGCTCCACTTATGACCGTCAGGCGCCGCGCGATTTCATGGCGTGA
- a CDS encoding DUF2087 domain-containing protein: MEYKEGLIKTTEFFTTSELAEKLKMNVQVITRKVQSGEIEAYKIGKDWRIPEVSVHGWLEKHSNQNGHTKRDKVVSNFVKDEHIDTLPAQRSKRKYLLEYILAQFEPNRVYTEDEVNRIIGRYHSDYCTVRREFICEKMMDRVEGKYRRRTEYRLSD, from the coding sequence ATGGAATACAAAGAAGGTTTGATCAAGACCACTGAGTTTTTCACTACTTCTGAACTGGCCGAAAAGCTAAAAATGAATGTCCAGGTTATTACCCGGAAGGTGCAATCCGGCGAGATCGAGGCATACAAAATCGGCAAAGACTGGCGTATACCCGAAGTTTCGGTTCACGGTTGGCTCGAAAAGCACTCCAATCAAAACGGCCATACCAAGCGCGACAAGGTTGTCTCCAATTTCGTTAAGGACGAGCATATCGACACTCTGCCGGCGCAGCGGAGCAAGCGCAAATACCTATTGGAGTACATTCTGGCCCAGTTTGAACCAAACCGGGTCTATACTGAAGACGAGGTCAACCGCATAATCGGCCGCTACCACAGCGACTACTGCACCGTCCGGCGGGAGTTCATCTGTGAGAAGATGATGGACCGGGTAGAAGGCAAATACCGTCGCCGAACCGAGTACCGTCTTTCCGACTGA
- a CDS encoding DUF2723 domain-containing protein: MNHNHKETFDKTNAILAGVVFLIAFVVYALTVQRSFSFWDCGEFIACSYILGIPHPPGFPLFILIGRIFSIIPFVEDISYRVNYISVLSSAVTAMFSYLLTVKLVRFFFKKEDRDNPLNRLIAYIGGIAGGLFVAFSQTNWANAVEAEVYGLALALSVAIVWLTVRYFERRGTPSGTRTMILAFYLALLGVGIHMTVFLVVPICAIFFVLKKEATKRDWLLVCLFIIVELALIFLLANAFADTSRGSTMFFVFTAVLGIALVVMLYKKINWAILVAVASASSIMVAFSDYLVITPIALAVLVILGLISKQRKWNLHWKTGLTLVIIAFIGISIHLMVPIRSSLNPRIDENNPSRDWHTFVSFLDRKQYGQMSMFERMFKRRGTWENQFGRHPHMGFWSYFEEQYSSGGWRFILPFFGLGLMGVYTAIKKRLEIGLPYLTLFLICSVGLILYMNFADGTQYDYQTRDAYLEVRNRDYFFTPAFVFFGIAMGMGVASVMQYLREAVGGENSKRQRLVTIASSALVLLPAVSLAHSYRINDRSKNNIPYNYAANMLDTCAPNAILFTAGDNDTFPLWAIQEVYDYRKDVTVVNLSLLNTDWYVEQMKNRYGVPISLTDEQILWYPEEIRPGIEVHRPRESFVDRPRGIRTVLNPYPLQGRVIRVQDMMVDEIVLENKWQRPIYFSSTPWDSDLKLRERVTIDGILMRLDRQPDSSRVDIPSSWNLFMNHYNYDGFENSVVYRDENATGVFMGLGMAASQVFNEMARQNMVDSAMQLAQKINTVYPEYWQMYVLRIEVLERQGDTAQVMSLLTELHDTLTAFFESNRENVFYMQDLGLTKAEIGRRTGDQAMIEEGIRLLYHAFELFPNNPFGFRKLVTVLLQQGRTQDIRTVVQEFATYKRNLEDPWVQRLLGITHPTGLTPDDY, from the coding sequence ATGAATCACAATCATAAAGAGACCTTTGATAAGACCAACGCCATTTTGGCGGGAGTGGTCTTTCTGATTGCCTTTGTTGTTTATGCCCTGACGGTCCAACGGTCATTTTCCTTCTGGGATTGCGGGGAGTTTATTGCCTGCTCGTATATTCTGGGCATTCCCCATCCTCCCGGCTTTCCGCTGTTTATCTTGATTGGGCGCATATTTTCGATCATTCCCTTTGTCGAAGATATCTCCTACCGGGTCAACTACATATCGGTCCTTTCTTCAGCCGTCACAGCCATGTTCAGCTACCTTCTGACGGTGAAGCTGGTTCGGTTTTTCTTCAAAAAAGAGGACCGCGATAATCCGCTTAACCGGCTGATTGCCTATATCGGGGGTATAGCCGGCGGTCTGTTTGTGGCCTTTTCTCAGACCAACTGGGCCAACGCTGTAGAGGCCGAGGTTTACGGCCTGGCGCTGGCTCTTTCGGTGGCCATCGTGTGGCTGACGGTGAGATATTTTGAAAGACGCGGGACGCCATCGGGCACCCGGACAATGATACTGGCTTTCTATCTGGCATTGCTGGGAGTCGGGATTCACATGACTGTTTTTCTCGTTGTGCCCATTTGCGCCATATTTTTCGTGCTCAAGAAGGAGGCCACCAAACGGGACTGGCTTTTGGTATGTCTGTTCATAATCGTAGAGCTGGCTTTGATATTCCTTCTGGCCAATGCTTTCGCCGATACCAGTCGCGGCTCAACCATGTTCTTTGTCTTTACAGCTGTTTTGGGCATAGCTCTGGTGGTGATGCTGTACAAGAAAATCAACTGGGCCATTCTTGTTGCCGTAGCCTCGGCCAGTTCGATAATGGTGGCATTCTCCGACTACCTCGTAATTACCCCGATAGCGCTGGCTGTTCTGGTTATTCTCGGGCTTATCTCGAAGCAGCGGAAGTGGAATTTGCATTGGAAGACCGGTCTCACGCTGGTGATAATCGCTTTTATCGGGATATCGATTCACTTGATGGTACCTATCCGGTCTTCACTTAACCCGCGCATCGATGAAAACAACCCGTCACGCGACTGGCACACTTTTGTAAGCTTTCTGGACCGCAAGCAGTATGGTCAGATGTCGATGTTTGAACGGATGTTCAAACGCCGGGGAACGTGGGAGAATCAGTTCGGCCGGCATCCTCACATGGGTTTCTGGTCGTATTTCGAAGAGCAGTATTCATCGGGCGGATGGCGCTTTATCCTGCCGTTTTTCGGCCTTGGTCTGATGGGGGTATACACTGCCATCAAAAAACGTCTGGAGATAGGGCTGCCTTATCTCACGCTCTTTTTGATATGTTCGGTGGGCTTGATCTTGTATATGAATTTCGCTGACGGCACCCAGTATGATTACCAGACCCGGGATGCCTATCTGGAGGTGCGTAACCGTGACTACTTCTTCACGCCGGCATTTGTCTTTTTCGGCATAGCTATGGGAATGGGTGTGGCTTCGGTGATGCAGTACCTGCGGGAGGCTGTAGGCGGGGAAAACTCGAAGCGCCAACGGTTGGTGACAATCGCTTCTTCAGCTCTGGTTTTGTTGCCGGCGGTATCACTGGCGCACAGTTACCGCATAAATGACCGTTCGAAAAACAATATTCCCTACAACTACGCGGCGAATATGCTCGACACCTGTGCTCCCAACGCGATTTTGTTCACGGCCGGTGACAACGACACTTTTCCGCTTTGGGCCATTCAGGAGGTTTACGATTATCGAAAAGATGTTACGGTCGTTAATCTGTCGCTGTTGAACACGGACTGGTATGTCGAGCAGATGAAAAACCGCTACGGTGTACCTATATCGTTGACCGACGAGCAGATTCTGTGGTATCCGGAGGAGATCCGTCCCGGAATAGAGGTGCACCGACCCCGTGAGTCGTTCGTGGATCGACCCCGGGGGATAAGGACGGTTCTCAATCCGTATCCGCTGCAGGGCCGGGTCATTCGGGTGCAGGATATGATGGTCGACGAAATCGTTCTGGAAAACAAGTGGCAGAGGCCGATCTACTTCAGCTCCACGCCGTGGGATTCGGACTTGAAACTCCGTGAGAGAGTGACGATTGACGGTATCTTGATGCGTTTGGATCGTCAGCCGGATTCTTCGAGGGTAGATATACCATCTTCCTGGAACCTGTTTATGAATCACTACAATTATGATGGGTTTGAAAACTCGGTTGTCTATCGCGATGAAAACGCCACCGGCGTTTTCATGGGTCTGGGAATGGCCGCATCACAGGTGTTCAATGAAATGGCTCGTCAAAACATGGTGGATTCAGCCATGCAGCTTGCACAGAAGATAAACACCGTGTATCCGGAATACTGGCAGATGTATGTTCTTCGAATAGAAGTTTTGGAAAGGCAGGGAGATACGGCACAAGTCATGTCCTTGCTTACCGAACTTCACGATACTCTCACCGCGTTTTTCGAAAGCAATCGGGAGAACGTGTTCTACATGCAGGATCTGGGGTTAACGAAAGCGGAGATCGGCCGTCGGACGGGCGATCAGGCGATGATCGAAGAAGGCATCCGTCTGTTGTACCACGCTTTCGAGCTTTTCCCCAACAATCCGTTTGGTTTCCGTAAACTTGTCACTGTTTTGCTGCAGCAGGGTAGAACGCAGGATATTCGGACGGTGGTGCAGGAATTTGCCACGTACAAACGAAATCTGGAAGATCCCTGGGTTCAGCGATTGCTGGGGATTACCCATCCCACCGGGCTCACCCCGGACGATTACTGA
- a CDS encoding tetratricopeptide repeat protein, whose translation MTSIRFTAAVVLLSILLLASVDISAQQEQGTAETEIGQAELNANINFCRGLMRERNYEGASALLETLYEKYPDNTVVISLLIQCYDQLQYYTKAAEIIQRYLKNYPDNFNMRLLYAEVLAKQGELDRSEDIYRQVAESIAVSNVIRLQAIVQSMVRHNLGDRIILFIDSLRALASDSTLFAIQRGSVLESKKLYREAVLEYYPLLRDTSRTGNDAEKRIMDLLDFADSQQQAEEGLLAQSDLPENARALKILSTYYLKSGRFDEAFDFTVSRDSLEGFDGGTLLSYMQTCLERKLYQQAARMGEYLFGRREIYRPGSEVYLVYADALVRLHRYDEAIAVLDDLFATAQEDGVRVEALYALGLIHLDALGDNDRAIDYFDSAQFFYSRNPAYLAAMMTRPICYLRKGELQKAAEDFDAGLKLNPPDEVRERAEYYKALILFFEKQYDSSHVALKKLLVDHPRGLYVNDAVRMMVIIDEAGDSPEQLYDYSNALLFEERRMSDSAMAGLSKIANDPDAVLADIALLGLAELSLSQADSLAAVRYIDSLSIRFEDSYYRPYGLKLKADIFAETVELRGQAVEIYRSLLEKHANYPFIPAVRKKMRELQEISGSA comes from the coding sequence ATGACGAGCATTAGGTTCACCGCGGCAGTTGTGCTTTTGTCGATCCTGCTTTTGGCCTCAGTCGATATCTCCGCACAGCAGGAGCAGGGTACGGCCGAAACTGAAATTGGCCAGGCGGAACTCAACGCCAATATAAACTTCTGCCGCGGGCTGATGCGGGAACGCAACTACGAGGGAGCTTCGGCGCTGCTTGAGACTCTTTATGAAAAATATCCCGATAATACCGTCGTTATAAGCCTGCTGATTCAGTGCTACGATCAACTTCAGTACTACACGAAGGCGGCAGAGATAATCCAGCGTTACCTGAAGAATTACCCCGACAATTTCAACATGCGACTCTTGTATGCCGAGGTTCTTGCCAAGCAGGGTGAGCTTGACAGATCGGAAGATATCTACCGGCAGGTGGCTGAGTCGATCGCGGTCTCGAACGTAATCCGCCTGCAGGCGATAGTCCAGAGTATGGTGCGTCACAACCTCGGAGACCGGATAATATTGTTTATTGACAGTCTGCGGGCGCTTGCTTCCGACAGCACGTTGTTCGCCATCCAGCGTGGTTCGGTGCTCGAAAGCAAAAAACTTTACAGGGAGGCGGTGCTCGAATACTATCCGCTGCTGAGAGATACGTCGCGCACCGGCAACGATGCCGAAAAGCGCATAATGGACCTTCTGGATTTCGCCGATTCCCAACAGCAGGCCGAGGAGGGCCTGCTCGCGCAGTCCGATCTGCCTGAAAATGCCCGCGCCCTGAAAATTCTCTCGACTTATTACCTTAAGTCCGGGCGGTTTGATGAAGCGTTCGACTTTACGGTAAGCCGCGATTCTCTCGAAGGGTTCGACGGCGGGACACTTCTTTCATACATGCAAACGTGCTTGGAACGAAAGCTGTATCAGCAGGCGGCGCGCATGGGGGAGTATCTCTTCGGACGCAGAGAGATTTATCGGCCGGGCTCGGAGGTTTATCTTGTTTATGCTGATGCCCTCGTGCGGCTTCACCGTTACGATGAGGCTATCGCGGTGTTGGACGATCTTTTCGCCACGGCCCAGGAGGATGGTGTCAGGGTGGAGGCTCTCTACGCGCTGGGACTGATTCATCTTGATGCCCTCGGTGACAATGATAGGGCGATAGACTATTTTGACTCGGCTCAGTTTTTCTATTCGCGCAACCCCGCCTATCTGGCCGCCATGATGACCAGACCGATTTGCTATCTGCGGAAAGGCGAGCTTCAGAAGGCGGCGGAAGATTTCGATGCCGGTTTGAAGCTGAACCCTCCCGATGAAGTTCGGGAGAGGGCGGAGTATTACAAGGCGCTGATTCTGTTTTTCGAGAAACAATACGATTCCTCGCATGTGGCTCTCAAAAAGCTCCTGGTGGATCATCCCCGCGGATTGTATGTCAATGACGCTGTCAGGATGATGGTGATCATTGACGAGGCCGGTGATTCGCCCGAGCAGCTTTATGATTATTCCAACGCGCTGTTGTTCGAGGAGCGTCGTATGAGCGATTCAGCGATGGCCGGCCTGTCTAAGATAGCGAACGATCCTGACGCGGTACTGGCCGATATCGCCTTGCTGGGTCTGGCGGAATTGAGTTTGAGTCAGGCTGACTCACTTGCGGCGGTGAGATATATTGACAGTCTGTCGATCCGTTTCGAAGATTCTTATTACCGGCCTTACGGGCTTAAACTGAAAGCGGATATTTTCGCCGAGACGGTTGAGCTGCGCGGGCAGGCAGTAGAGATTTACCGATCTTTACTGGAGAAGCACGCCAATTATCCGTTCATACCCGCGGTCAGAAAGAAGATGAGAGAGCTTCAGGAAATTTCGGGTTCCGCTTAA